The DNA window GCAGGCACATGTATGTGTATGCATACTTGCACAATAGGAATATTGAGGCTTAAATCTTACCACTTGattcatttcttatttttttgacaattttgagtgtaaagataaataatacaattaatattctaataaacctaaatattttaacataagacataaattctaaaatatagaaaaattaGATTCCCTATGGTTGTAATGCAATCAACTGCAGAAAAATTCCTTCAAAAaggaataatataaaataatgaaatattaattattcacaaaaaTAGAGGCATGAAAGAGCAGCACCTGAGCTAAAACCTGTTCACATcaaaatttaatggaatatttgCAGTTCTTAAATCTTTACTATGTTTGCAACCATTcatattaacattataatattgtaaataacaaacccATAGAAAATTTTACACAAATCAGTACAACATGGTCACATACGAGCCCCAGTCTTTGCTGCAGTATCTTACTCAATGTAAGCATTCTGTGTTGAATATATTTCCCAGACAATGTAGTAGAAGTATTATTTTAGAGACTACAACAAAGACTGGGGCCTGCATCGAAGCAGTGTGAGCATTAGCAATCCTATTAATATACACGTATATCCACACCGCACTAGTGACTATCAAATCAAGTTCTATTTCATCAGCACAATTTTAGATTGTCTCCGTGCTCTATCGAGTCTGTTCTACACGTTAGACACTTTGTTACTCGTTAATTTATACACTTTACACTCGAGTCAACTGTAAAATGGACACAATTTGAAGCGCGCACACAAACTCAATGCTCGTGCTAATCAGATCCGCCGTCATCGGCGTCTTCTAAGAAACTAAACTTGTTTGATGCAACAAAGTTCTGTAACAAAAAGCAAACATTGTAATAGGATTCAATCGCCAACACAACATGTATttcgtaaaacaataaaaatattgattaataaattaataaaatgtagaacATACCGGCTTCTCCTGATCTTTCAACTTCGGCAGTGGTTTTTCCTCGGCGTCGTCATGCCTGTCGCGCGAGCGGCTGGGACGCGAACGTCCGTTGCGCTCGTGTGACGGCGGACGGCGATCGTCGTCCCGATTGCCGGAATAGTCGCGGCGTCTATCGCCTGAAGGATCGCGGCGTCTTTCTGGAGACGCCTCCCTGCGCCTATCGCCAGAGTTGCGACGGGAGCGTCGGTCTGGCGAGTAGTCGCGACGGTCTCGTCGATCGCCAGAAGAGTCTCGGCGTTCATCTTTGTCGCGACGATCGCGATCGTCACGGTAGTCGCGTCTGTCCCGCTCTGGTTCTCTCCTGTCTCGGTCGTCACGTTCGCCGTGACGATCTCTGTCGTCCCTATAATCCCGTCGGTCCCGATCACTATAATCGCGACGGTCCTTGTCATCTTTAGAGTAATCACGTTTTTCTCGGTTGAAATTGCGAGAATCTCTGGGACGATCATCTgtaacacattaaaatatagaataaggcatatcaaaaacaatgtttttatgaGATTATGTACAGAGTAATAAAAATTGAGATTTTCCCTCTTCGAATTTCCTCTCGATCCTTCCAGccgtttataatattactaatattagtagggaattatttgtattaaaacatCAACACAATTTGTCTTGAGCTATGGAACTTTATAGGATTTGGTAATTATATCTACCTCGTTTTGGAGCAGGTCGACGATCGCCGGAATGATCGTTCTGTAAAAAAGAAATGGTGACGTTagtgtttgatttttatttaaataaaagtagtatTTAGTGTTTATATAGCAAATTTTATTGTACTGACCCTTCGCCCCCAGCGCTCCTTCTCTTCCCCACCACGCCGGGCTTCTTCCTCTTGTTGCTTTCGTAAACGCTCCTCTATCTCTCGTTCTCTGTAAGAGTAAAACAATCAGCAACAATGTTTTggtaataatcatttatttgagTATATACTTAGTaaatttttactttgaaaaagTCAAAACACTACTACTATAATAAAAGATCTAACTTACTTAGCTGCAGTATCAACAGGTTTGGCTGCACCAAACACTTTTTCAGCTGGCACGGGCTTAGGTGCTGCCTTCTCTGGCGGTTTGTCGTCCACTGCGGCGCCATCTGCTGGCTTCGTGGGTACCTCGGGGTCGCGAGGGACCGTACGAGGCAGCAAATTGAGCTTTGGACGCTCTCTTGGTTTTGTGTCTAaggaattataaaatattacatattaatatataaaactcgtAATTTTTGGTCAACCACCATTCatgttatttttgaaatgaTTAAATTTAGAGTCATCATTGTATGTAACCTTTTTCTCAGTTAGTAAATTCTTTGGATTTCATACTAAAGTTTAAAGGTTTGCCCAAATGTTTATCGAGGCATACTAGTAGTTGggtattttattagaatttcgaaattaaaaCGGAAAATCAAAAgaatcataaatatttgtaaactggatgtgtttacaaaaaaaataataataatacatttagcTACAACTGTTATCAATATAACTAGAAGTACGGAAAATTACTTGATGAAGTAATTAAACTGATAAGTGACAAACTAAAGATGCTGTGTCATTAGTATGTTacgacattttaatttatatttgtttggaaTGATATCAATTCTAAATATTAGTTCTTGTAATTAGTAAACATTCATGATAGAAGTCAAGTGTTATTgaatgtttttggtttttaggAAATTATCAATCACAGCTCAAAGTCCAGAATAGAACCCATGTATGGTAACAGACTCATTCCCTATTTAAAGGTGACTTAAAACATTTCTGTTGAAGAGTGGGTGTTGCATTTACCATATGTACTCTACCTTTGaagatttaattatattatgtatgacaACAATTACCTTCTCTTGGTGGTGGATCACGGTCACGGTCGCGATCACCGAAGTTTCTTCCGCCGAAACCTCTGCCTTCTCTACTTCTATAAGGAAAATATCAagttattttacactttttcCTGTTAAAGTTAGaataatgtgaaatattttagtttcgCTTCGACTTCCTCAAAATGTGGaccaatgatattttattttagaagtatGACAGTTAATGACTAGACCAGGATTTTCCCAATGGACTTACCCAAATCCTCCATCACGTTCAGCAGTACGGAACCCGTCGCGGCCGCCATACCCGCTGCGTTCTGGACGGTCCTCACGGCCTCCGAAACCACCACCGCGCTCTCTACCCCTGTCAAATTACCACATTATTAGAATATTTCCTAATACAttattgcttttaaaatataaaagtgtaaCAATGTTGGTATAGAGCGACCGATTCTAGCACAGAGCATGAGCCGGTGTCTAGTTAACCTCTTTAATCTAGCACtgtgttatataaaattatataactcTTATAAATACCGAAATATTGATATCTCGCTACTTTTTTCATGTGCTGGAAGACTGTTTTATTACAGTCAACGAATTCTTTGGAAGAAATTAGTTTGGTATTTGACTTACTCTCCATAGCGGTCGCGTCCGAACGAGTCGCGTCCACCGTAGGGTGTTCTTGCGGGCTCAGGTGGTGCCGGGCGGTCGCCATCGCGCCATCCGCCGGGACGATTATCGGCACTCGCTAAAAATGGTTCACAGTGATAAATATACAAAGGGATAAACAGATTATGAAATgattagcaaataaaatattattcactcAGAGTTGATTACTTGGTAGAAGGAGCAAACTAAAGACTAGTCTGAATTGAGTTATAGCGATGCTATGTCACAGATTGAACTAAAACAGCTGGTCACAGGGACTTCCAAGGGCAAAAACAGCCAAGTCTCGTCCAAGTGGAGTCCTCAACAAAGCTCCTAAGCCCGTGTTTCTGGTAACCCTGCTACCGCTATAAGCAGTACCCCTTGCTGAAGGGTTCAGTGCCAAAATGCACCTGACCTTTACTCAGACCTTCCCGAGACGTATTGAGTAACCAAAGTCGTCGATTTAAGTAATAAGATCGGAAAATTCCAACCAGCTGAGATGATTATGCCTAGCGGACTACGACGTATCAGGATACGTAGAAATTTTAGCTGCAGGAATGCCGGATCATGCTAAGCGCGCCCCTTGCTTGTTGCTTTATTGTTCGATCTATGTTCACCACGTTAGTCTTCCCCTAAGACCGCAGGTCGATCTAATTGAGTCAGCTGTCGCTGaagagcggtgccagagccagtgtatgTTGTCCCTAGtcccagtgagtcggaactgtgccgctggagcccagtgagtcgggtgcgGGTGCAGggcgatactccagtgagtcggagtagtgatcGCAGTGCCCCAGTAAAGCGAGGTACATGCTGCGAGAGTGCGTAGTGGCTGACTGCTGCGTGTGACGGTGAGAGACGTCCTCTGCTTACGTGAACCGTGTGCAGTGTGCTGAGCCTACACGCTAGTGAGGCCGAAGGAAACACCAGGCATGTGTCTTTGCTGCATGCATATGGTGTCCCTGTTGGGGCTGAGGTGCTGGTTGGCTTTGACTTGATTACTGCTCAATGGTGGAGGAGTGCTGTGTTGGGAGATCATGTTGGTGGTGACGCTGCCTAACTGCTCCGTGATGGCTACTTCCAACCGCGTCGGGGTAATGTTAGGGAACGTCATGTGTTCTTAAGTCAAGAAATAGGACCATCCTATGACAAGCCGCGGCCCAACTGATGGAACTTTGCCAcatcattattacaataaatcgACGAATGCTTGTACTCTGTATGTGCGCCCCAAGTGTGACATTATAGTTAGCTCCGACCGCCAAATAACCCATCATCATTGTGAAGTTTTAAAAATCTCGCTATGGTATACCTGTGTTAGcgttataaatatgtacatagctACACTAATACACATTCGTCACGAGCAATTTATGAGTTTTCCGACCGGAACAACAAAGTTTAGGTAGATAAGCAAATAATTCAGAGAATTTCTAAACATGTTGCCATGGAGAGGTGACCCTAAATACAGTAAATGATatcttataaataatgtattaggGGCCGTTCAATTATTACGTAAGCACTATGGGGGGCGGGGGGTCTTTGCTTTGCTTATTTTGGATGACATGGGGGTAGGGGAGTCTAGATGATGATTACGTCATcggtagttattttcttttttacacgaatggcaacccacacattgtctttgcttgaaaacgaaaagcattttcggggattcccgcaagtaatacatacatttagtgaacagtgcgcggtaattcccctactcgctttagaaccgagtaagggaattaccgcgcgctgttcacttgtctaaatttcctctatcagtgtattgtttcgtttggctgctatagcgagtagacgtattgtaagcatagtaaagcaagttaacatttgtgttaccattcattccattatccaaagtttaatgtttaaataagatgtcatttcaaatagacaaatccaagttataccaaaaattgtttgaaagttttaaaaaatctcatacaagtacgaaagtacaaaatgtacaaaagttagttaacgaagtgtggcgaaattataaattacaagcaaaatccgacaaggaactagatattattgtatctaagagaatcgaagaagaattgcaagcagcgactaagaataaatccaatttactacatttttttctaaggtgagtgacgaaatcattttaggtacctactagaaatattagaaatcgccaaaagtttctctttgctaattagaaaatattatggcctatcttaaagtatagaggtaatattcattatatagatttatttcttataattgattccgtcaattggtcacaaaatacaggatgtcagttttatacatatatattatatacctacagaaaactatactctattcaaataggtatttaacagaatgtaaacaatctttatatgtctttttattgaaatatgtggtttaaaattgtaaactgtgtaaaatctgttgtgattcatttaaaaactcaacCAATATTAACCCTATACTTGACCATGTGCACTGTAAtgcacacatttaaaaaataaatatagcgaccagacacagcagtatttatgttttattttactactactGTATAGATAAATGTcctaaaatgtcataaaaaagagAATCAGTGTTATTTGGCAACACTGGTTGTCAGTCGGCTTCAAAATAGCGGCGCGTGCGCACACGTCGATGACTAACATGGTAAAAAtcgattataatacttatttataatcgcTTAAACTTACGTTTTATAATGTTAATCTACTCTTGAATGTGTTTGCTTGGATGATTGCTAATATTTCAAAACGATGGCGGTAATTTGGTatcgtaatatttgtttatttcttgatGTGTCTGCAAATGCACATTGCCAGCTTGCTTGCATTTCTACCTTCCCTATTCTGTGTGCATTCAAATGCACATTGCCAGATcacttagtaggtacttataattgtaAATGGAGGAGGCTTACGTTCAGTAGCGGGCTACAATAGgcttattgtatgtaattaataataatgaaagtccatagtaacatttttatttttcgtacAAGATCAgaggacaaaaaatattagcgttagtCCCCAAAGCAAGAGCAGGATCTGGCGCAGAGAACATTGATTCCTCAGGAGACGAACTAACGTTTCATCGTAGTATTTCTAATCATGGCCGCAGACGTGACTCCGACACAAGCTCAGGGACTCCATCCTTACCATCTTCATTAGAAAATCTGCATTGTTGTGGAGATGTGATGGCTGGTTGATGAACATCGGTGGTTTTCTGATTCAAAGTTATTGGTCCAGACGGAGAGTCTAACGTTGTAAAAACTTCACAGAATTCATTCTCTTCATCTGACAATAAATGCCCAGGCATCTATTCtccgccaaacggagtcaatttccactggctcctactttccgaaatgtacccgttccaatatcggatcatcttgagcttctgggcgtaactctctcgccaacgctaaacttcggctcttatatagagtcgaaggacatctggctggtaggaagctgggtatcctctcgagggtgagacggtacttcacaccgaaacaaccgctgagcctgtaccaagcgcaggttcggtcatgtatggagtactgttctcacctttgggacggctcggctaaataccagctggatgcgctcgaacacattgaaaggcgtgccaagaagcttatcaatgatgatgcgcttgtggaggcccggcttcaaagtcttgaacacaggcgcaaggtgcgaccttgcgcctttccgttttttaccggatacatttcggagagtgtgcgggggaactgcataacttgattcctcctagtcctttccatcatcgaaccacaagacaatcggcgaggcgtcaccgcttcatggtagatatcccacccactcgcacgaagcgaaagcgaactgctagggagtggaactccttgccggagtctgtgtttcctgatgggtataacctgggtgtcttcaaagcccgagtgaataggttgcttatgggcagacgtgcttcatcgtaggccgcatcatcacttaccatcaggcaagatagcggccaaacgtcggcccatttaacataaaaaaaaagattatcacacaaagtaaaattatatttactttgtgtgATAATCTCAACAGTTACTATCAGATTTTGTAGTAATTACGCGACTGCGACTCAAATTGTGATCTCAAATATAACTTATGTGATTCTTAAAgacttgttaaaataattagtgttaagaatattattcctcaaacatttatttttattataaacttggatttttatttttcatgtactACAGCAATGTGCATTCTGGGACACACACGCTTTTTTCCATTGTTATTCAGACCCCTTGGCAATGTGCATTTTAAGACACATgcaatattacaataactatagacgtaggatttttttattattttttacaagttacTTGCCCATGTCAAAAACagggtaagaaaaaaaaattaaaaaaaagcacCTAAAATTCTTTGCCAAGTATAGGGttaaaaaattgcttttctgtaaatacataaaggtgcgtacaaacatcgtgaggcgtgcgccgcgaatggttcgcACGTATACATGTGCCGTAGCATGCCTCAGGTTGATGTATGCGAGacgaaccattcgcggcgcaagcctcgcgatgtctgtacgcacctttacagatatctgattttataattgcatatttcaataaaaagaca is part of the Spodoptera frugiperda isolate SF20-4 chromosome 30, AGI-APGP_CSIRO_Sfru_2.0, whole genome shotgun sequence genome and encodes:
- the LOC118270046 gene encoding eukaryotic translation initiation factor 4B; protein product: MAASGKSKKKSKWIPASITDIIAEPTTIPTTHNWADSVDEEPENAYGGGYHQSRQRAPVVLPSASRAARGGLAVDDESIPRRPPFTAHISNLPYDVDESAIMELFTGLKITNLRLPREGDRLKGYGCVDFEDREGLINAMNIPDLTIGGRRIRIEVSTQDNDRRMGRGGRNDRDREYDPERTMGDWRSGPRAMPEPSGRPRNEERRMDRSNMDRDRDRERDSSADNRPGGWRDGDRPAPPEPARTPYGGRDSFGRDRYGEGRERGGGFGGREDRPERSGYGGRDGFRTAERDGGFGSREGRGFGGRNFGDRDRDRDPPPREDTKPRERPKLNLLPRTVPRDPEVPTKPADGAAVDDKPPEKAAPKPVPAEKVFGAAKPVDTAAKEREIEERLRKQQEEEARRGGEEKERWGRRNDHSGDRRPAPKRDDRPRDSRNFNREKRDYSKDDKDRRDYSDRDRRDYRDDRDRHGERDDRDRREPERDRRDYRDDRDRRDKDERRDSSGDRRDRRDYSPDRRSRRNSGDRRREASPERRRDPSGDRRRDYSGNRDDDRRPPSHERNGRSRPSRSRDRHDDAEEKPLPKLKDQEKPNFVASNKFSFLEDADDGGSD